The DNA sequence GGGGCTTTGATGTTCATGCTCGTGCGGTAGCCGTTGGCCACCACGGTTTCCTGGTTCTTGTCCACGAAGCCGCGCTTGGCGAGCTTGCGCAGGGCTGCCAGGGAAATGTTCCGCTTGATGTCCTCGATGAGGTTCAGCCCGTAGTGCTTCCGGTCCTCGGTGGCGTAGGCGATGCCGTGCCTGATGGCGTCGGACACCGTTGCGGTGTTGATTTCCTCGCCGTACTTGTAGACCTTGCCGGAGGTGGCGGTGCCGTAGGTGCGGCCGAAGACGCTCATGGCAAGTTCGGTGCGGCCGGCACCCATGAGGCCCGCAAGGCCCACTACCTCGCCCTTCCTGACGTGGAGGTTGGCGTTGTTGACCACCATACGGCTGTGGTCCTGGGGGTGGCGCACGGACCAGTCCTCGATCCGCAGCACTTCCTCGCCGATTCGCGGCTCGCGGTCCGGGTACAGGCTCTCCAGGTCCCGGCCCACCATGCCGCGGATGATCCGCTCCTGGGTGATCTGGCCTTCGTCGAGCCGCAGGGTCTCGATGGTCCTGCCGTCCCGGATGATGGTGACGGCGTCCGCCACCTTACGGATCTCATTGAGTTTGTGGCTGATGATGATGCTGGTGACGCCCTGGCCCTTCAGGTGGAGGATCAGGTCCAGCAGGTGGCCGGAATCCTCGTCATTGAGGGCGGCCGTGGGCTCGTCCAGGATCAGCAGCTTCACTTCCTTGGACAATGCCTTGGCGATTTCCACCAGCTGCTGCTTACCGACACTGATGTGCTGCACGGGGGTGACAGGATTCTCGTCCAGGCCAACGCGGGCCAGCAGCTTGGCTGCCTCGAGGTTGGTCTTGCGCCAGTCCACCCATCCATTGGTGGCCTGTTCATTGCCCAGGTAGATGTTCTCGGCGATGGAGAGGAACGGGCTCAGGGCCAGTTCCTGGTGGATGATGACAATCCCGCGCTTTTCGCTGTCCGAGATGCTGGAGAAGTTGCAGGGTTCGTTCTCGAACAGGATCTCCCCGTCGAAGGTGTTGTGTGCATAGACGCCGGACAACACTTTCATGAGCGTTGATTTGCCGGCCCCGTTTTCACCGCAGATGGCGTGGACCTCGCCACGGTTCACATCCAGGGTGACGTCCTGCAGCGCTTTCACGCCCGGGAACGTCTTGGTGATTCCTCGCATTTGAAGAATGGGTGTGTTCATCGTCAATTCCCACTGACTGGTCGAAGCTGGGCCTTCCTGCTGCTGCAGGAGGCTGCGGGCGGGGCTGTGGCCGGATGGAGGTCCGGCCACAGCCCCCGGACGCTGACTACTTGACGTCGGAGTCCTTGTAGTAACCCGAGTCGATCAGTTCCTTCTTGTAGTTGTCCTTGGTGATGATCACGGACTTCAGCAGGAAGGCCGGGACAACCTTGACCTTGTTGTTGTAGGTCTTGGTGTCATTGGTTTCCGGTTCCTGGCCCTTGAGGACAGCATCAACCATCTTGACGGCCTGCGCGCCGAGCTGGCGGGTGTCCTTGAAGATGGTGGAGTACTGCTCGCCGGCGACGATGGACTTCACGGAACCCTTTTCGGCGTCCTGGCCGGTTACTACGGGCAGGCTTCCCTTGGCGTAGCCGCCGGTGCTGGTGAGGGCCGAGATGATGCCGATTGACAGGCCGTCATACGGGGACAGGACGCCGTTCAGCTTGGTGCCGGAGCTGTACGCGGAGGTGATGATGTCCTCCATGCGCTTCTGGGCCACGGGTGCCTGCCAGCGGAGGATCGCTGCCTGCTCAAATTTGGTCTGTCCGCTGGGGACCTTCAGGGTGCCGGCATCCATGTACGGCTTGAGGGTGTCCATGGCGCCGGTCCAGAAGAAGTTGGCGTTGTTGTCGTCGGGGCTGCCCGCGAAAAGCTCGATGTTGAAGGGGCCCTTGCCGTCCACCTTCTTGCCGCTGGCATCAACGAGGCCCAGCCCGGTCAGCAGCGAGGTGGCCTGCTGGACACCAACGGTGTAGTTGTCGAACGTGGTGTAGTAGTCGACGTTGGGCGTGCCGTTGATGAGGCGGTCGTACGCGATGACCTTGACGTTCTGCTCCTTGGCCTTGGCCAGGACGTCAGTCAGGGTGGTGCCGTCAATGGCGGCGATGATCAGGGCCTTGGCGCCCTTGGTCAGCATGTTCTCGATCTGCGACACCTGCGTGGGGATATCGTCATTGGCGAACTGCAGGTCCGTCTTGTAGCCGAGGTCCTTCAGGGACTTCTCCACGTTGGCGCCGTCAGCGATCCACCGTTCGGATGTCTGCGTGGGCATTGAAATGCCTACCAGTGAATCACTGGGCTTGGCGGCACCGCTGGATTCGCTGGCCCCGCCGCGGGAGCCGCAACCTGTGGCGCCCACCGTCAGGGCGAGGACAAGGGCCACCGCGCCCATCAGTTTTTTGATTCTCACCATTTTCTCCTTCCGCGGCAGCACTGCCGCGAAGTGTTGGTGGACCAGGCAGCACCAGTGCTCCCTGGTCCTGGCCACATTGTTGATGTGTCGGTTCAATATAGACCGGTTTGTGAACGCTAACAAGAGTGCCCGGCAGGAATTTCGGAAACTTTTCGGCTTCATTGACTTCTTCTTTGTTAGCGTTCACACTTGCTGCAGCACGTAGCTACACCCTGACCCCTACAAACCCGGTAATGAGGCCTAAGCCTCCCGGACGGAGGCAACCCCATGCCAGATGCGCTGTTCACTCCCGGCTCCGAGTCCCACCATGACCATTGCGTCATCGGGGTGGATTACGGAACCCTTTCAGGCCGTGCCGTGGTGGTGCGTGTCCGCGACGGCAAGGAACTGGGCAGCGCCGTCCATGAGTACCCCCACGCGGTGGTTACCGACGTCCTGCCCCGGGACACCGCGGGCGACGACGGCGCCCGCCTTCCCGGGGAATGGGCACTTCAGGTGCCCAACGACTACCGGGACGTCCTGCGGACCGCCGTCCCCGCCGCGGTGGCGAACGCCGGGATCGACCCCGCCGCCGTCGTCGGCATTGCCACGGATTTCACTGCCTGCACCATGGTTCCGGTCAAGTCGGACGGCACGCCCCTCAACGAACTGCCCGGCTTCGCCAACCGCCCGCACGCCTATGTAAAGCTCTGGCGCCACCATGCTGCGCAGGGCCAGGCCGACCGGATCAACCGGCTTGCCGCTGAACGGGGGGAGGACTGGCTTCCCCGCTACGGGGGCCTGATCTCCTCCGAATGGGAATTCGCCAAGGGGCTGCAGCTGCTGGAGGAGGACCCGGAGGCCTACGCCGCGATGGACCACTGGGTGGAGGCTGCGGACTGGATCGTCTGGCAGCTCTGCGGCCGGTATGTCCGCAACGCCTGCACTGCCGGCTACAAGGGCATCTACCAGGATGGCCGGTATCCGTCCGATGAGTTCCTGGCCGCCCTGAACCCGGACTTCAAAGACTTTGTCAGCTCCAAGCTGGAGCACACCATCGGCCAGCTGGGGGACGCCGCCGGCACCCTGACGGCGGAGGCAGCCGCCTGGACCGGGCTGCCGGAGGGCATCGCGGTGGCCGTGGGAAACGTTGACGCCCATGTCACGGCCCCGGCCGCGAAGGCTGTGGAATCCGGCCAGCTGGTGGCGATCATGGGCACCTCCACCTGCCACGTCATGAACGGCAGCGAGCTGCGCGAGGTGCCGGGAATGTGCGGTGCCGTGGATGGTGGAATCGTGCCGGGCCTGTGGGGCTACGAGGCCGGACAATCAGGCGTGGGAGACATCTTCGGCTGGTTCACCAAGTACGGCGTCCCGCCCGAATACCACCAGGCTGCCAAGGACGCCGGCCTGGGGATCCACGAGTACCTCACCGAACTGGCATCCCGGCAGGCCATCGGACAGCACGGCCTGATCGCGCTCGACTGGCATTCCGGCAACCGTTCGGTCCTGGTGGACCACGAGCTTTCGGGCATGGTGGTGGGCCAGACCCTGGCCACCAGGCCGGAGGATACCTACCGCGCGCTGCTGGAAGCCACAGCCTTTGGAACCCGCACCATCGTGGACGCCTTCCGCGACGCCGGGGTTCCGGTCAAGGAATTCATCGTGGCCGGCGGCCTGCTCAAGAACAGGCTCCTGATGCAGATCTACGCAGACGCCACCGGCCTGCAGCTGTCCACCATCGGCTCGGAACAGGGTCCGGCCCTGGGATCGGCCATCCACGCTGCTGTCGCAGCGGGCGAATACGCGGACATCCGTGCGGCCGCCGCGGCCATGGGCGCCGAGCCCGGGGAGGTCTACACCCCAATTCCCGAAAACGCGGCCGCTTACGAAGAACTGTTCAAGGAATACAAGGCCCTTCACGACTACTTCGGCAGGGGCGGCAACGACGTCATGCACCGGCTCAAGGCCATCCAGCGCAAAGCCGCGCGCACCGGCCTCTCCGGCGCAGGCTCCGTTTCCGAATCACCCGTGGAGGTGTCCGCATGAGCGCCTCAGCAGGCGCCGGAACCGGCCTCCTGGAAACCATCGCCCGAGTCCGGGCGGAAGTGTGCGCCCTGCACGCCGAGCTGACCCGGTACGGCCTGGTGGTGTGGACCGCGGGCAACGTCTCCGCCCGCTTGCCCGGCACCGACCTCATGGTCATCAAGCCCTCCGGTGTCTCCTACCAGGACCTGACCCCCGAGCAGATGATCGTGACCGACCTGTACGGCACCCCGGTCAGGGGCACCAACCTTGGTGGGGGCGGCACGGTCGACTGGGGCAACCCGCCGCTGTCCCCGTCGTCGGACACCGCCGCGCACGCCTATGTGTACCGGCACATGCCGGAAGTGGGCGGGGTGGTGCATACCCACTCCACCTACGCCACCGCCTGGGCCGCCCGCGGCGAAGCCATCCCGTGCGTGCTGACCATGATGGGGGACGAGTTCGGCGGGTCCATCCCAGTGGGCCCGTTCGCGCTGATCGGCGACGACTCGATCGGCCACGGGATCGTCGAGACGCTGAAGAATTCCAAGTCCCCGGCGGTCCTGATGCAGAACCACGGCCCGTTCACCATCGGCAAGGACGCCCGGTCCGCCGTGAAGGCCGCCGTCATGTGCGAGGAAGTGGCCCGCACCGTGCACATTTCCCGGCAACTGGGCGAGCCGCTGCCCATCGACCAGGACCACATCGACTCCCTCTACGCCCGCTACCAGAACGTTTACGGCCAATAACCGGCCCAAAACTCTTCCCAGGAGAATCCATGAGCACCGCAGCAAACACCTCCCTCGACGGCTACGAAGTCTGGTTCCTCACCGGCAGCCAGCACCTCTACGGGGAGGAAGTCCTCAAGCAGGTGGCCGCCCAGTCGCAGGAGATCGCCAACCAGCTCAATGCCTCCTCGTCGGTTCCCGTGCGGATCGTGTGGAAGCCGGTCCTGACCGACTCCGATGCCATCCGCCGCACCGCCCTGGAGGCAAACTCGGATGACTCGGTCATCGGAGTGACGGCCTGGATGCACACCTTCAGCCCGGCCAAGATGTGGATCCAGGGCCTGGACCTGCTGCGCAAGCCCCTGCTGCACCTGCATACGCAGGCCAACCGCGACCTGCCGTGGGCGGACATTGACTTCGACTTCATGAATCTGAACCAGGCCGCCCACGGCGACCGCGAGTTCGGCTACATCCAGTCCCGCCTGGGCATCGCCCGGAAGACCGTCGTCGGGCACGTCTCCAACCCCGAGGTGGCCCGCCAGGTGGGCTCCTGGCAGCGCGCCGCCGCCGGCTGGGCCGCCGTCCGGAGCCTGAAGCTCACCCGCTTCGGCGACAACATGCGCAACGTCGCCGTGACCGAAGGCGACAAGACCGAGGCCGAGCTGCGCTTCGGCGTCGCGGTCAACACCTGGTCCGTCAACGAGCTCGCGGACGCCGTCCACGGTGCTGCAGAGTCCGACGTCGACGCCCTGGTGGCCGAGTATGAGGACCTTTACGACGTGGTGCCGGAGCTCCGCGCAGGCGCGGCCCGGCACGAATCGCTGCGGTACGGCGCCCGGATCGAACTGGGCCTGCGCAGCTTCCTGGAAGGCAACGGCTCCGCCGCCTTCACCACGTCCTTCGAGGACCTCGGAGCCCTCCGCCAGCTGCCGGGCCTGGCCGTGCAGCGGCTCATGGCCGCCGGGTACGGGTTCGGCGCCGAGGGCGACTGGAAGACCGCCATCCTGGTCCGGGCCGCCAAGGTGATGGGCGCCGGCCTCCCCGGCGGCGCGTCCCTCATGGAGGACTACACGTACCACCTGGAACCCGGCTCCGAAAAGATCCTGGGCGCCCACATGCTCGAGGTCTGCCCCTCCCTCACGGCAGCAAAGCCGCGGCTGGAAATCCACCCCCTGGGTATCGGCGGCAAGGAAGACCCTGTCCGGTTGGTGTTCGACGCCGACGCCTCGCCAGGCGTCGTCGTCGCCCTGTCCGACATGCGGGACCGTTTCCGCCTGGTGGCCAACGCCGTCGACGTCGTTCCCCTGGACCAGCCGCTGCCCAACCTCCCCGTGGCCCGCGCGCTGTGGGAGCCGAAGCCGGACTTCGCCACCTCGGCCGCCGCCTGGCTGACCGCCGGCGCCGCCCACCACACCGTGCTCTCCACCCAGGTGGGCATGGACGTCTTCGAGGACTTCGCCGAAATCGCCAAAACCGAACTGCTCACCATCGACGAAGGCACCACCATCCGCCAGTTCAAGAAGGACCTGAACTGGAACGCGGCCTACTACAAACTGGCCGGCGGGATCTGACCCAGTGGCACGGCTGAGGTGCCGGCCCCGGCGGCTGCCATGGAGCGGAACCCCGTGACGGACGGCAGGCCACCCCGGCTGCCAACGCTCGAGGACGTGGCGGAACTGGCCGGGGTTTCGCACCAGACCGTGTCACGGGTGGTCAACAGCCACCCCAATGTCAGCTCCGGCACGCGCGGCAAGGTGGAAGCGGCGATTGCCGCACTCGGCTACCGCCGCAACACCGCCGCGCGGAGCCTGGTCACCCGGCGCTCGCAGACCATCGGCGTCCTGGGCAGCGAGCTCTCGCAGTACGGCCCTGCCAACACCCTGCTGGGAGTGGAACGTGCTGCACGGGACGCAGGATACTTCGTCAGCGTCGCAGCGCTGCGGGAGGTCAACCGGGACGCGATCCTGGACGCCGTCCGGCACTTCCTGGACCAGTCGGTGGACGGAATAGTAGTGATCGTTCCGCACCTGGAGACGCTGGCGGCCTTGGCGGAACTGCCCATTGGAGTGCCTGTGGTTGCCGTCGGTCCCACCGGAAATGACTCCGTGGGCGGGGTCAAGGTGGACCAGCGCCGCGGCGCAGAACTGGCAGTGGAACACCTCATCGGGCAGGGGCACGTCCGGATCGGACACGTCGCGGGACCGCAGGACTGGATCGACGCCGTAGCCCGCGCCGAGGGCTGGCGGGGAGCGCTGGACTCCGCCGGGCTCGAGGCAGACCTGATCATCGAGGGCGACTGGAGCGCGGGCAGCGGATACGAGATCGGCAGGCGGCTGGCAGCCGGCCGCAGCGCCACTGCGCTCTTCGTTGGCAACGACCAGATGGCCCTTGGAGTCCTGCGCGCATTGAACGAGGCAGGCATCAAGGTGCCCGGGGACGTATCCGTGGTGGGCTTCGACGACCAGCCCGAGGCCGGCTATTTCAGTCCCCCGCTGACGGTGGTCCGGCAGGACTTTGAAGAACTGGGCCGGCGGTGCATGGACATGATGCTCACTGCGTTCGATGGCACGGGCGGCCCCCGGACCCTTGTGGTGGAGCCCGAGCTCGTCCTGCGCAGCAGCACGGCCCCGCCGGTGCGGTAACGCCAGGGCCGCGGAATTAATCCGGAGGAGACGGCGGCGAAACGTGGCCACAACAATAGCTGCGTAGGTTTCAGGCATGACGCCTACCCTGTTCGTCCGGCTCCGCGGCTGGCTGCTGGACACCCTCACTTTCGACTCCGAAACGGACGCCGCCGGCGCCATGGCTGACGCCACCCGGTGGGGCTGGCTGCCGGCCTTGAGCGGGGTGTCCATCGGAGCCGGCCACGCCCGCTCGGTGCACGCGGGAACAACGGCAGAAACCGGCCCGATGTCTGGTTAAGCACACTATTGCGCCGGTAGCGGGATAATGCCCTAAACTGCTTCACTGAGGTGCCTGAAATGGCGCTGCGCAGCAACGAAAGTGAACATGCTATGGCTACCGATTACGATGCTCCACGCAAGCAGGAAGAAGAGTCGCCGGCCGACTCTCTCGAGGCCCTCCAGGCATCACGGAGCGGCAACGCGCAGACCGCGGTTATCGATGTCGACGAGAACGACACCGCTGAAGGTATCGACCTGCCCGGCGCCGACCTCTCCAACGAGGAACTGACCGTCATTGTGGTTCCCGAGCAGTCTGACGAGTTCACCTGCTCGTCGTGCTTCCTGGTCCGCCACCGGTCGCAGGTTGCCCGCGAAAAGGACGGCCTGAAGTACTGCCGCGACTGCGAAGGCTAAATTTCCATCCTGGTTTCCCGGCGCCGGCCACCTCACCCGAGGTGGCCGGCGCTTCTTTGTCCTGTGCTGCTTTGGTCCGGCTGCTTGGCCCGGTGCCGCCGTCGTTATCAAAATGACCCCTCGTTTCCGCCCGCGAACGCTCCTACGCTGGAAGCATCCAATGGCTCTCATTTTGGATGGCACTGCAATGAAAAAGTTCTTCATCTGGCTCGCAGCCGTCCTGCTGGCTGCAGGCCTGGGCCTGGTGGCTCCGGGCGCCGCCTCGGCAACCACGTCGTACTGCGGACTCACGTGGGGTTCGCTGATGAAGTCGGACGGCGCCATGGGCGGCGCACCCGTGACCAATGTCCGGACCGGGCAGCACTATTGCTTTGACCGGCTGGTGGTTGACCTAAGCGGCGCGCCGGCCCCCGGCTACACGGTCCGCTACGTCCCCCAGATCATCCAGGACGGCTCGGGAGCAGTGGTGCCAACGCGGGGCGGCGCCCGGCTGCAGGTCGTCGTCAAGGCGCCGGCCTATGACAACAACGGCCAGCCCACCTACACCCCTGCCGACAAGGCTGAGCTCTCCAACGTTTCGGGCTACCAGACCTTCCGCCAGGTGGTTTGGGCCGGAAGCTTCGAGGGCCAGACCACCATCGGGCTCGGCGTCCGTGCCCGGCTGCCGTTCCGGGTGTTCACCCTCGACGGCCCGGGCTCCGGCTCACGCCTGGTGGTCGATGTGGCGCACTACTGGTGAGCCATCCGTCGTCGCCAACACAAAAGGTGCCGTGCCCCTGGCGGGGGCACGGCACCTTTTTGGGCTGGAGCCTATTCCGGAACGACCAGCGCGGGGGTGTCCTGCTTGAGGGTTTCGCCGCGGAAGAAGCCCGGGTGAGTGCGGGACATGACCAGCATGACCACGGCACCCAGGGCCAGGATGCCCACGCCCAGGATGAACACCAGGCCCACGCCGAACACCTCGGAGCCGCTGCCGAACTCCGGTGCCAGGCTGTCCACGGCGGTCTGGACAAACACCACGAACAGGCCCACGCCGCCCACCACCGGGCATACCAGCCGCAGCACGAA is a window from the Arthrobacter sp. NicSoilC5 genome containing:
- the araA gene encoding L-arabinose isomerase; translated protein: MSTAANTSLDGYEVWFLTGSQHLYGEEVLKQVAAQSQEIANQLNASSSVPVRIVWKPVLTDSDAIRRTALEANSDDSVIGVTAWMHTFSPAKMWIQGLDLLRKPLLHLHTQANRDLPWADIDFDFMNLNQAAHGDREFGYIQSRLGIARKTVVGHVSNPEVARQVGSWQRAAAGWAAVRSLKLTRFGDNMRNVAVTEGDKTEAELRFGVAVNTWSVNELADAVHGAAESDVDALVAEYEDLYDVVPELRAGAARHESLRYGARIELGLRSFLEGNGSAAFTTSFEDLGALRQLPGLAVQRLMAAGYGFGAEGDWKTAILVRAAKVMGAGLPGGASLMEDYTYHLEPGSEKILGAHMLEVCPSLTAAKPRLEIHPLGIGGKEDPVRLVFDADASPGVVVALSDMRDRFRLVANAVDVVPLDQPLPNLPVARALWEPKPDFATSAAAWLTAGAAHHTVLSTQVGMDVFEDFAEIAKTELLTIDEGTTIRQFKKDLNWNAAYYKLAGGI
- a CDS encoding DUF4193 domain-containing protein, producing the protein MATDYDAPRKQEEESPADSLEALQASRSGNAQTAVIDVDENDTAEGIDLPGADLSNEELTVIVVPEQSDEFTCSSCFLVRHRSQVAREKDGLKYCRDCEG
- the araB gene encoding ribulokinase; the protein is MPDALFTPGSESHHDHCVIGVDYGTLSGRAVVVRVRDGKELGSAVHEYPHAVVTDVLPRDTAGDDGARLPGEWALQVPNDYRDVLRTAVPAAVANAGIDPAAVVGIATDFTACTMVPVKSDGTPLNELPGFANRPHAYVKLWRHHAAQGQADRINRLAAERGEDWLPRYGGLISSEWEFAKGLQLLEEDPEAYAAMDHWVEAADWIVWQLCGRYVRNACTAGYKGIYQDGRYPSDEFLAALNPDFKDFVSSKLEHTIGQLGDAAGTLTAEAAAWTGLPEGIAVAVGNVDAHVTAPAAKAVESGQLVAIMGTSTCHVMNGSELREVPGMCGAVDGGIVPGLWGYEAGQSGVGDIFGWFTKYGVPPEYHQAAKDAGLGIHEYLTELASRQAIGQHGLIALDWHSGNRSVLVDHELSGMVVGQTLATRPEDTYRALLEATAFGTRTIVDAFRDAGVPVKEFIVAGGLLKNRLLMQIYADATGLQLSTIGSEQGPALGSAIHAAVAAGEYADIRAAAAAMGAEPGEVYTPIPENAAAYEELFKEYKALHDYFGRGGNDVMHRLKAIQRKAARTGLSGAGSVSESPVEVSA
- the chvE gene encoding multiple monosaccharide ABC transporter substrate-binding protein produces the protein MVRIKKLMGAVALVLALTVGATGCGSRGGASESSGAAKPSDSLVGISMPTQTSERWIADGANVEKSLKDLGYKTDLQFANDDIPTQVSQIENMLTKGAKALIIAAIDGTTLTDVLAKAKEQNVKVIAYDRLINGTPNVDYYTTFDNYTVGVQQATSLLTGLGLVDASGKKVDGKGPFNIELFAGSPDDNNANFFWTGAMDTLKPYMDAGTLKVPSGQTKFEQAAILRWQAPVAQKRMEDIITSAYSSGTKLNGVLSPYDGLSIGIISALTSTGGYAKGSLPVVTGQDAEKGSVKSIVAGEQYSTIFKDTRQLGAQAVKMVDAVLKGQEPETNDTKTYNNKVKVVPAFLLKSVIITKDNYKKELIDSGYYKDSDVK
- the mmsA gene encoding multiple monosaccharide ABC transporter ATP-binding protein, with protein sequence MNTPILQMRGITKTFPGVKALQDVTLDVNRGEVHAICGENGAGKSTLMKVLSGVYAHNTFDGEILFENEPCNFSSISDSEKRGIVIIHQELALSPFLSIAENIYLGNEQATNGWVDWRKTNLEAAKLLARVGLDENPVTPVQHISVGKQQLVEIAKALSKEVKLLILDEPTAALNDEDSGHLLDLILHLKGQGVTSIIISHKLNEIRKVADAVTIIRDGRTIETLRLDEGQITQERIIRGMVGRDLESLYPDREPRIGEEVLRIEDWSVRHPQDHSRMVVNNANLHVRKGEVVGLAGLMGAGRTELAMSVFGRTYGTATSGKVYKYGEEINTATVSDAIRHGIAYATEDRKHYGLNLIEDIKRNISLAALRKLAKRGFVDKNQETVVANGYRTSMNIKAPSVAAITGKLSGGNQQKVVLSKWMFSDPDVLILDEPTRGIDVGAKYEIYTIIAKLAAEGKAVIVISSELPELLGICDRIYTLAAGHITGEVPIAEATQETLMHYMTKEKE
- a CDS encoding L-ribulose-5-phosphate 4-epimerase, translating into MSASAGAGTGLLETIARVRAEVCALHAELTRYGLVVWTAGNVSARLPGTDLMVIKPSGVSYQDLTPEQMIVTDLYGTPVRGTNLGGGGTVDWGNPPLSPSSDTAAHAYVYRHMPEVGGVVHTHSTYATAWAARGEAIPCVLTMMGDEFGGSIPVGPFALIGDDSIGHGIVETLKNSKSPAVLMQNHGPFTIGKDARSAVKAAVMCEEVARTVHISRQLGEPLPIDQDHIDSLYARYQNVYGQ
- a CDS encoding LacI family DNA-binding transcriptional regulator; the protein is MERNPVTDGRPPRLPTLEDVAELAGVSHQTVSRVVNSHPNVSSGTRGKVEAAIAALGYRRNTAARSLVTRRSQTIGVLGSELSQYGPANTLLGVERAARDAGYFVSVAALREVNRDAILDAVRHFLDQSVDGIVVIVPHLETLAALAELPIGVPVVAVGPTGNDSVGGVKVDQRRGAELAVEHLIGQGHVRIGHVAGPQDWIDAVARAEGWRGALDSAGLEADLIIEGDWSAGSGYEIGRRLAAGRSATALFVGNDQMALGVLRALNEAGIKVPGDVSVVGFDDQPEAGYFSPPLTVVRQDFEELGRRCMDMMLTAFDGTGGPRTLVVEPELVLRSSTAPPVR